Genomic DNA from Osmia lignaria lignaria isolate PbOS001 chromosome 6, iyOsmLign1, whole genome shotgun sequence:
TGGCAAGCGAGCCAAAGTTTTTCGTGTGCAGCGCTCGTTAACCCGGCGCTTCGGGCGATTCACCACACTTTCCACCACGGTGCCATGTTTTGagaggaaaaaaattaaaatcgagtaATAGTGTAAAATCTTGGTGGTGAAGAGCAGTGCGGGCGGTCGTGCACGAGGATGGCCGGCGACGACGGTGCACCACCGAACAATGAGATCCTCGGAGAGGGGCAGGCCGCGTCAGTGCGGGGGGAACCGCATTCCAGAGTGGGCGGCATCCTGGAATGCGATCCCCCCGGTAACAAGAATTCGTCGAGCGAGCGAGCCTGCGACGACGACTGCGACGAGTCTGTGATCGCCGACGACAGCGGAGGCGGTGGAGCAGTGATTGCCGGCGATAACGGCGCCCTGTGCCGATATGCCATCGGCACTGCCAATACCGCTATGTCTTTCATCGAAGTCTGTCAGGTAACAACCAACTGTCAATCTACCGTATGGCTTGCAGACGTCAACTCAGAAGCACCGTTAAATTACGTTTCTTCCAGATACGACTGCAGCATCTATTCCCACACTTGGTCTCCTCTACTCGGTACAATCTCTGCGAGGATTCCATAGAACTCACCGCGGAATGTTTGGCCAACGACGTGATACGGTATCTGCTGAAGGAAGATATCTATCTCATATCACGGGACCCTGTATCGAGGAGCATGAGGCACAACGTGTATCAGATGTTAAATAAACACAGCATATTGTTCGCGAGCATGGTGAACCGTTTGAACGTCGTGCCGGATACGGCATACGAGGCGTTCATGGGAGTCGCAGATGAGCTCTTCTTACACGGCGGTGTTACTTGGGCGAGGATCGTGTGTTTGTACGCGTTCATGGGCAGGCTTGCTCTGTGGGCTCGTGACAGACGAATGCACGCTCTCAAAAAGAGATTGCCGCTTTATGTGTCAAGATTCATCGGGGAAAAGGTGGCACATTTTATCAAAGGGTATGGAGGATGGGTAAGTACCACCTTTTTTACAacttttttacaaaataatgtcACAAAtaattgtaagcatttttgGTTTCATATTAAAACTAAATCTAAAGctaatttaaaacttaaatttaataagttctatttatgatttttaactttttagGTTAGGCCTAAATCTAGCCTTAATGTCACATTAACACTactcaaaattatttctaataccTATTCATCTGATACATATTTCTAAtacatattcatatttttatcagtttcaataaattaaaatttgaaaaagttcaccttttttttaaatttaaaaacgtGTTTGTTTTTAGGAACAGTTGTGTATAGAATACCCTGTGGCAGAAGAGATCAGTGGAGCAATCTGGAGGAGTCTTTTAATGACAGGTGCTACTTTGGGTTTGGTTGCAACAATTTTAACAGTGACCTCCTGATAAACTCTTAGAAATTAAATGATGCAGGGTATGTTTCTGGTACAACCTATCAGTGtacttatatttaaaaaatggaatTGTGTGATTGGAAAGCTGTCTTCAGTCAGTTTAGATTTTATATAACAAGTTTcctattatattcatattttgtaATAACTGCAGCTCTGGACTAGTTAAATTAATGAGAAGATTCTTTATTTAATGTtatcaaaatataatttcatgtaaTACTCAAAATTCATGTTTTAGACACacattaggtgtacaaattaatttggtgcctttttctttttttaattcaatatttgttttcaaaaagtcatattttagaaattcacaaaagcgcggggaaacattcaaatttaaattagtaACATTAAAGGCCCCTAATTGATTTTTACatgtaatatatacatatagcaAACAGGAATCTCAAAATTGTATTGAATTTAGGTAGAAACAAtctaaatgtatttatttataatttattttagttagaaaatatattaaataataaattttccttgTCAATCAAACATtgtcataataaatatttagaatttataAATCGACACAACAGTGCCCGAtcagtaacattttttaaacagcaatgaatattatatgtggtagtttcttaaaaattttatacacgtatttaaagataataaatatttctaaaaaaaatatcaattttcttagtctgtatctattatttttcacatcttttatatccctgcattccttacatccttaTATCCTTATATCcttgcattcctcacatccctgcatttCCTATGTACCTCATTAGAGATCGAAAAATTGTGAtgaatttaatttccatttttacTGTCAGAGGGCGCTATTTCGCGGTACGAAATTTTTGCCCCTAGGGGCCGTATTCACAGGCGCAACTTAAGCAAAGACTTAAGACGTTCTTGACTAAGATAGTCTTATTCGAATAAGCAATGCTTAAGTCGCTATGTATTCACAGTCGGCGAATAAGACCGACTTAGTTAAGGAAGCGATGCTTAAGCTTTGCTTAGTGAAGTCCATGCTTAAGTCAAAGAGGAAGTATAACAAGAGGCGACACTCCCGGCGGCACCTTTGATGTCGACGATTCGCTGTCCCTGGGTTGTATCAACGAGCGAGAAGTTTGAATGAATTGGATGTAGTGAATAAAACCCAGTTACATTTCTACATAAATGATACATATTTTTACCTACATGGGTGCGAGGTAAAATAGAATGtgcatttgaaaaaaaaatgttttctaaagtaaataaataattgtaaaaggaTTCGTCTGGATTGATGTAATGTCTCCCTGATGATATGGACCTGCAGTTGCTAAAGATCAAACATATTTATTCTCATTTatctaaattatttattcttatgtatttatatattaaacacTTATTATGTacttaaatgtatttttatcggCTATGACTACAACACGAAATTTTGCTGGAAGCTCAAATTCAGGATTATTACTGCTCTCTTCTTGAATATTTGTATCTGATATGAAAATAGGAGGACCCATGTACTATTTTAAATGCTTACTACATACTCTGCGGGTCTTGTGGTAGTGTTCATATTCCGAAGCAGGAAGATCTTCTCTACCACATGCCTGAAGCCAGAGCTTGCATCTAAAGAAcataatgatataaatatatatacttgAATCATGTTATTAGTAAATCCATCTGAAGCGTGTAGTAAATCCATCAATGCCATTAACATTTTCCACGTTTCCTAATAATTCTTCTCCATCTTCATTTTggttttcaatttcatcttcttctacAAGAATGTCATTGAAAATTAGGGCTAAATTATGCAACACAGCACATGCAACTACCGTTGTTGTAGAACATAAGAACTTCGTTGTTAAACCCCTTGTAAGACATGGAAAACGGCGCTTCCAAACACCGAACGTTCTTTCTACTATCTGTCGGGTCCTGATCTGGATTTCCTTGTACTTGTGTCGATCGAATAATTCAATGTTAATTTGTGCATCAATCAGTCGACTAAAGAGTATCAGTATTACCTTATTTTTTCTTCAGACTGTGGATTCCACAGGGGTGTCATGAGAAAGGACAGACAAAACAATCAAACGGGTCACTCCCGTCTCGATATTCGTGGATATATATACAAATTATGATCAATGTCCTCGATATCCGCAAAGTCCAACTCcattttgtacttttttaaaaataatttaccacaattaatcaaaataaatcgTTCAACACTGCACAATAACACCTTCAAACGCGTGCATAAGTCCTCAATATCGTCGACTTAAAAACATAACCTCAATGAAGCCAAATAAGAACTCGTATCCTACAAATAAGGCGGACTTATTCGACTGTGAATCCACAGCGATAAGCATCTACATTCCTACGCAAATGCTTAATCTGATGCTTAAGACGTTGCTTATTCGGAGACTGTGAATCTACCAGCTTAGAAATAAGTTGCGACTCTGAATACCGGCCTATGTCTATCACTATCACTAATTTCGCCCCCACAGGGGCCGGCGCTTTTTGGGGACTTATCTGTCCCCATGTTGCCCAACTAACACTATCGTCCACGCGCATTGGGGATGGGTTGGCAGCACTGCCAACCCCAAACCTCgcgcattttttaaatttctccttcttttcttttccatacTTTTACTTCTGTAAACTTATCTCTCCATACTGTTATCGTGGTCGatgtgtgtgtgtacgtgtggccccttttagtcgcctcttacgacaggcaggggataccgtggccgtattctaagccccccgagccacagggggtaaAAGTATGTCTAGTCTTGttagatctgtagtcactgtatGTACTACGCATGAAGTCACTGATTAGTCATTAGAGACTGTACCTTAAGCGTTacagtttaaaagatattttcttaaattaaaaagaaaaaaaaagaaaaagaaagactaATTCTGTAgtgttacaattattaaaaatatatttttcagataTTGATATAGTTTTATTTAAAGTAGTATACTTATTCAAACGTAAATACAATCTATGTACTACTCaaaatatattgatttattgATCGATATCAGAATGTaggtattttaaaaatttctaaaatacataattaattaGCGAACTTACTATTATCTGACTCTTTTTGTATTCATTTAAATGTGACAATGTTAGTAAAATATCATTGTGTAGATCATTGATCTTTTGACTGCTGAATTAAACACATGATTTCACTAATGTTATATATTACGTGGTTTCTGCGTACAGATTGAGAAGTAATAGGTATTAAAAACATGCTAACAGAGAGCGCTTCTTTGAGTAGTATCAAAGTTCTTGATACCATTAAAAGTTCCTAGTGCtctttttttaacttttacATTCATGGGATATGTTTAACAATAATTGAAAAGTccaaaattaattacttaaaatttatcgcacatatcttaataaatagATAATGATTTTAAGGACGAACAATAtacattggtgtaactaggtaGGGGCCAGGGTGAGCCCCTAAAAAAAAcgtaaaatttgcaaaatttcagagttctaaaaatttcaaaattcaaaacccGAAACTCCAAAATATCAGAAATCACAAATTCCGGaacttcaaaattctaaaaatctaaAACTTAGATTATTCAAAATAccagatttcaaaaatttcaaaattctcttGTAGACAAGGCCGCGTTTACTCCTGGGCAAAATGGAAGTATATGTTATTACtgcatgaaataaataaaccaaatgatataaatatatgtaagaAAGACCGCGATTTCCATGTATATACCCAGGGCTCAAATAGCTCTAGACGCGGCCCTGTTCGTAGAATCTTATTTTAACAGAACTAAATACTTTGCCTAATTGTAATACGTAATTCAACTAAAACAGAACAAAATTAAACAGTATTAAACATCCTGGTCCATTCCATAAAAGAATTCTAATTACACCAATGACAATATACGAAACTTTTTCAGATCTTCTTTTAGAATATCTCTTACGTTTGAATATAAAGAACTGTTTATTCCCTGATCATTGTTTATAAGTTGATGAATTACATAAACGTATCATATAAAACCACGAACCAGAGAATAATTTGCTGCGAATTATATTCATGTCTAACAGTTCTCTTACTTTTACTCTGATTTTGCGACTGTACAGAAAACAACTGTATTTTTACCTTTTTAATTCCTAACATGGATAATAGTAAGaatcaacaattttttcttcttttcataaaCCTTCAAATGTTTCTACTTTAAGTTCACTAATATTGATATTACAACTATGTATTATGC
This window encodes:
- the LOC117607757 gene encoding uncharacterized protein LOC117607757: MAGDDGAPPNNEILGEGQAASVRGEPHSRVGGILECDPPGNKNSSSERACDDDCDESVIADDSGGGGAVIAGDNGALCRYAIGTANTAMSFIEVCQIRLQHLFPHLVSSTRYNLCEDSIELTAECLANDVIRYLLKEDIYLISRDPVSRSMRHNVYQMLNKHSILFASMVNRLNVVPDTAYEAFMGVADELFLHGGVTWARIVCLYAFMGRLALWARDRRMHALKKRLPLYVSRFIGEKVAHFIKGYGGWEQLCIEYPVAEEISGAIWRSLLMTGATLGLVATILTVTS